Proteins encoded together in one Lathamus discolor isolate bLatDis1 chromosome 3, bLatDis1.hap1, whole genome shotgun sequence window:
- the SPEG gene encoding striated muscle preferentially expressed protein kinase isoform X6: protein MHRAQGRGGTSRASGDPRVAPPSPGIPPKRAKVTAEAGAAEEGPARLAAPYFVRKLKNAAIGTGCDIRLRVVVVGNPRPSLRWYRNEEILAPCEEEYGSLWIRDSKKEDAGVYTCIAKNERGEAMTSAVLAIIDMEDSETGEDDPSDPQVTQRSELQDETAFSTPTGGSDTLVDASMNTTPTSVLALSQAEERSSWSGSQQTVLEKETEASLSARGPYLRPTAWPQPQGTPRQANAPAPCSAEVRHLGVEPLVRASRANLVGTSWGSEDSLSVASDPYGSAFSLYRGRALSLHVSIPQGGYRRDDPYSGSVSPKPGAEAPRSPAALPLTTKPPIVRSPSPRGGLCLPSSAGATSQPAARGPGVPSSTPVTPRKKSLVPAEYQDTVPEEYEEKIKKPKSSGYSQGSTQESRPQTPMSDASGRISIRASPKLVRAGSKIFERLQYFEERQRSLERSDSPCPMPLRKTRSFDQPGTSSRRPSTLGGSREDVREGGRWEPGSTAACRRLAFRQKAASFDERGKFASRVYAIEHKFAEELTRIKRTVSKQQLRRSQELCKAGLPPAPSPPAASEPAAPCAPRTPSSQGAGGRKALPTKTSPSESTHVIQHLALSSVALVGPDGEPEMGGQRGRKGPARGGAVTGQPAEVEDAGTRKGLQQEVTGEVKKKEQWLLAQATPRGRAPLSQAGPPEGSLCLDGSPASGARTPGAVSEALAARLAVPHGLYRRPEAPMEVRFLPWAKPGMEQEARLERSWTGQHGTGREVERRQTKVSEKKESGRMAQESRSTRSKGKGRRARPTSPELESSDDSYVSAGEDPLEAPIFEIPIQDMAVTVGAEVLLKCIVTANPQPEVSWRKDGVPLRSTTTRPIKAEGERHTLLVRSARVADAGLYTVTASNEVGATCCSAILSVRPAPAVERHGSLPPPLGQASPITSDEEYLSPLEEFPESSTPQHRSAMKLQPRAEHGAAHGSPQSTFKAAPTFEVSLSDQSVLEGQDVSMSVRVRGEPKPIIYWLRNRQPVKYGRRHHAEEAEGVRGLFTLHILAAEHSDTGFYTCKAVNEYGTKQCEAKLEVRARPECQSLAIVVPLQDLVVGAGELALFECMVAGPPDMDVDWLSRGRLLQPALLKCKMHFDGRKCKLLLTSVHEDDSGIYTCKLSTAKDELTCSARLTVQPSVQPLFTRKLEDVDVVEGRTARFDCMISGTPTPTVTWTHFGQPVQEGENVRIQRDGGLHSLVIVHVGSEDEGQYVVTARNNHGHVECSAELYVEEPRPSAASQISKLEKMPSIPEEPEQVEMETECFTMPDFLKPLHNLDVVESKEAVLECQVAGLPYPSITWFHNGSRIDSTDDRKMMQYKDIHRLVFTSVSHAHAGVYKSVIANKVGKATCYAHLYVTDVVPTPPDGPPNVALVTGRAITLTWNKPKWLDSAIDPKSVTYTVQMQVLGTTQWLVLVAGVQGTTYTVHGLTKGAQYLFRVITATPKTNSKPSPPVGPVQLLDRGPYLEEAPVILDKPDVVYVVEGQPASITITINHVEATVTWKRGGQVLGELEGVCEVTMPDDDQHCLRLLCVGRGAAGPLTCEVSNSHGTARCTLRLRLAEAPRFESIMEDIDAQEGETPRFAVVVEGKPLPDIMWYKDGELLEESSHLSFVYEDNECSLVVLGAAEPDSGVYTCTAKNLAGEVSCKAELVVRAAQPAADASTEEEALHKARRLTDYYDVHEEIGRGAFSYLRRVTEKSSHLDFAAKFVPGRTKAKQSARRELHILSQLDHERIVFFHDAFEKKNAVIMVMELCAEEELLDRMARKTSVCESEVRSYMRQILEGLCYLHQHMVLHLDIKPENLLMADSNSEQVRICDFGNAQELTPKEPQYCKYGTPEFVGPEIVNQSPVSSVTDIWPVGVIAYLCLTGISPFVGENDKTTLMNIRNYNVAFEERMFQGLTREAKGFVIKVLVNDRLRPNAEQTLEHPWFKTLAKGKVISTDHLKLFLSRRKWQRSQISYKCNMVLRPIPELLEDTSNHLSIAVPRHLKESPALSSSSDSDDLDELPFIPMPHQVEFSGSRMSLNEIPTDDEAIGPPEGTWQEGVAQGDVSVMEWQSQGTGKPAAGLGKRPRGTVPRRASMEAEAPGSSDEEAPEAQKRPEYPRKAMRKGSSLESPGSTRRGELKRGGSADSALLPGTTERAEPGREPRRPLAKAASMELPRRKGTFGEDDHAQRLELMRQRLLRSGAGDGKVSGLRGPLLETLGVGPDKKVPRPTRLEPPAPAVPRLVRAASSEATSPRLLPTERRLQKSSSFSHGDAEPVVRHRRSGAPLEIPVAHMEAQRLKESPSLSALSDARPPVPLDAHGPPAPAAVEVPAPQAPTAKAALGRRQTPEQRSQPGASATATTTGKKPMARGQEEKTPTKAAGDSGEGTARTGTPAPSLPAAPGTQGPQTSSYAKVMQAMGATQGGEPATEQASQPPLATPTEHSVPTPAPAPGSGREAKPSGSSSSLLIQDIDSEEVFEAKFKRGRESSLSRGLKLLTRSQSEDRHLAGPPDDGIYRPMPAGVPLEMRRDRPSGLVAKSKSVQDLHEVEKDRGFIRRMSVLLKRTPPAERKKSRGEDGGSETPSGRRRLSWSLALGSSKERRDSESLKSEPGGGGESPVVAVRRKISATVERFSARLRSVSDERQEGEGPAELRRTSSEGESLRPGPAPAPAPSSESLRSEGSTSSAKGGGERQKRSRWERWGLSRSKEKVSSQPSIPSSLLREEGPAAGRPHVPSESDFPPIFHIKLKDQVLLEGEALTLCCLPAGSPTPRILWMKDKRSLQPDNMLNVVSCKDGRQMLTIAKVSRKDAGLYECAAANTLGTAISSCTLAVARLPGRPGTPEIPQKYKNTVLVLWKPAESKAPCTYTLERRLDGEHEWKIISTGIIDCYFNVTELPPGSTARFRVACVNKAGQGPYSAPSGKVHLEAEDAQAAPAKDIAVPVPEKVASSRSTQTPMGQLEPPATRPPPTTPPRKHKGAVQKADGAEQEGAPPVVLQPPAPREEGPQPDPELPPSITVCVPPELMFTPPRTVASPHTETPTQGSPTPPTDTSPTPQAPSPSKLSPASLVSTTPSSASTVSPTPNAVPTRKMPTYMVTSFVSMPPTSPPTQETTTSPPSSKEPPSSKEPPPSKEPPSSKEPPAETGVPGAKDSTVLRQGVPQKPYTFLDEKARGRFGVIRLCKENATGKLFMAKIVPYEAERKQSVLQEYEILKALHHERIMALHEAYITPRYLVLICENCAGKEILYSIVDRFRYSEDDVVSYVLQLLQGLEYLHSRRIVHLDIKPDNIVISGMNSLKIIDFGSAQTYNPLVLRQLGRRVGTLEYMSPEVVKGDPVGSAADVWGVGVLTYIMLSGRSPFFELDPIETENRILAGRFDAFKLYPNVSQSAALFIRKVLAVHPWSRPTVKDCFANTWLQDAYLMKLRRQTLTFTTNRLKEFLVEHQRRRSEAVTKHKVLLRSYQGGQPPGPQ from the exons ACTCGGAGACAGGCGAGGATGATCCCAGTGACCCCCAGGTGACACAGCGCAGTGAGCTCCAGGATGAGACGGCCTTCAGCACCCCCACGG GTGGGTCTGACACCCTCGTGGACGCCTCCATGAACACAACTCCGACCTCTGTACTGgccctgtcacaggcagagGAGCGCTCGAGCTGGTCGGGCAGCCAGCAGACGGTGCTAGAGAAGGAGACGGAAGCCAGCCTCTCCGCACGGGGACCCTACCTCCGCCCCACTGCCTGGCCACAGCCGCAGGGAACCCCAAGGCAAGCAAACGCGCCGGCCCCGTGCAGCGCCGAGGTCCGGCACCTGGGCGTGGAGCCACTGGTGCGGGCATCACGGGCTAATCTGGTGGGCACGAGCTGGGGGTCAGAGGATAGCCTTTCGGTGGCCAGCGACCCCTACGGCAGCGCCTTCAGCCTGTACCGAGGACGGGCGCTCTCGCTCCACGT cagcatcccccagGGGGGCTACCGAAGAGATGACCCCTACAGCGGCTCTGTCTCTCCAAAGCCCGGTGCTGAGGCCCCAAGGTCCCCCGCTGCTCTGCCACTGACCACCAAGCCACCCATCGTTCGCTCACCATCTCCCCGCGGTGGTCTGTGCCTGCCATCATCCGCTGGTGCCACGTCCCAGCCTGCTGCCCGTGGCCCTGGCGTCCCTTCCTCCACACCCGTCACCCCCCGCAAGAAGTCCTTGGTGCCGGCTGAGTACCAGGACACTGTCCCTGAGGAGTACGAAGAGAAGATCAAGAAGCCCAAGTCCTCAGGGTACTCGCAGGGCAGCACACAAGAGTCCCGTCCCCAGACACCCATGAGCGACGCCTCTGGACGCATCTCCATCCGGGCATCCCCCAAGCTGGTGCGCGCCGGCTCCAAGATCTTCGAGAGGCTGCAGTACTTTGAGGAGCGGCAGAGGAGCCTGGAGAGGTCGGACAGCCCCTGCCCCATGCCCTTGCGCAAGACACGTTCCTTCGACCAGCCAGGCACCAGCTCGCGCCGTCCCAGCACGCTGGGTGGCTCGCGGGAGGACGTGCGCGAAGGCGGCCGCTGGGAGCCGGGCAGCACGGCGGCATGCCGGCGTTTGGCCTTCCGGCAGAAAGCCGCATCCTTTGACGAGCGCGGCAAGTTCGCCAGCCGCGTCTACGCCATTGAGCACAAGTTTGCGGAGGAGCTGACCCGCATCAAGCGGACGGTCTCCAAGCAGCAGCTGCGGCGCTCCCAAGAGCTGTGCAAAGCCGGGctgcccccagcaccctcacccCCAGCGGCCAGTGAGCCTGCTGCCCCCTGCGCACCCCGCACCCCCTCCTCACAGGGCGCCGGTGGGCGCAAGGCACTGCCAACAAAGACCTCGCCATCGGAGAGCACACACGTCATCCAACACTTGGCACTTTCCAGTGTGGCACTGGTGGGACCTGATGGGGAGCCAGAGATGGGAGGGCAGCGTGGGAGGAAAGGCCCAGCGCGGGGCGGTGCAGTGACCGGTCAGCCTGCTGAGGTGGAGGATGCAGGCACCAGGAAGGGTCTGCAGCAAGAAGTCACTGGGGAAGTGAAGAAGAAGGAGCAGTGGCTGTTAGCACAAGCCACCCCACGGGGACGGGCACCGCTGTCACAGGCGGGTCCCCCTGAAGGCAGCCTATGCCTAGACGGGAGCCCTGCCAGTGGAGCCCGTACCCCTGGGGCAGTGAGTGAAGCCCTGGCTGCCCGGCTGGCTGTGCCCCACGGACTGTACCGGCGGCCAGAGGCACCCATGGAGGTGCGGTTCCTGCCCTGGGCGAAGCCGGGGATGGAACAGGAGGCTCGCCTGGAGAGGAGCTGGACAGGGCAGCACGGCACGGGCAGGGAGGTGGAGAGAAGGCAGACGAAAGTGTCGGAGAAGAAAGAGAGTGGCCGGATGGCTCAAGAAAGCAGGAGCACACGGAGCAAGGGGAAGGGGCGCCGAGCCAGGCCCACCTCTCCAGAGCTAG AGTCCTCCGATGACTCCTATGTTTCTGCGGGTGAAGACCCCCTGGAAGCCCCCATCTTTGAGATCCCCATCCAGGACATGGCGGTGACTGTGGGGGCAGAGGTGCTACTCAAGTGCATTGTTACTGCCAACCCCCAGCCAGAAG TGTCCTGGAGGAAGGACGGGGTCCCGCTGCGGAGCACCACGACGCGGCCCATCAAGGCAGAGGGCGAGCGCCATACCCTGCTCGTCCGAAGCGCCCGGGTGGCCGACGCTGGCCTCTACACCGTCACCGCGTCCAACGAGGTGGGAGCGACCTGCTGCAGTGCCATCCTCAGCGTGCGGCCAG CCCCCGCCGTGGAGCGGCATGGGAGCTTGCCCCCGCCCCTCGGCCAGGCCAGCCCCATCACCTCGGACGAGGAGTACCTGAGCCCCCTGGAAGAGTTCCCTGAGTCCAGCACCCCCCAGCACCGATCAGCCATGAAGCTGCAGCCTAGAGCAGAGCATGGGGCTGCCCATGGCTCCCCACAGAGCACTTTCAAGGCTGCACCCACCTTTGAG GTGTCCCTGTCGGACCAGTCAGTGCTGGAGGGGCAGGATGTCAGCATGAGTGTCCGCGTCCGTGGGGAGCCCAAGCCCATCATTTACTG GCTGAGGAACCGGCAGCCAGTGAAGTACGGCCGCCGGCACCACGCAGAGGAGGCGGAGGGGGTGCGGGGCCTCTTCACACTGCAcatcctggctgcagagcacagtgaCACCGGCTTCTACACCTGCAAGGCCGTCAACGAGTATGGCACCAAGCAGTGTGAGGCTAAGCTGGAAGTCAGAG CTCGCCCCGAGTGCCAGTCCCTGGCCATCGTGGTTCCCCTGCAGGACTTGGTGGTCGGGGCGGGGGAGCTGGCACTCTTTGAGTGCATGGTGGCTGGCCCGCCAGACATGGACGTGGACTGGCTGTCGCGGggccggctgctccagcccgcCCTGCTCAAATGCAAGATGCATTTTGACGGGCGCAAGTGCAAGCTGCTGCTCACCTCCGTGCACGAGGACGACAGCGGGATCTACACCTGCAAGCTCAGCACTGCCAAAG ATGAGCTGACCTGCAGCGCCCGGCTGACGGTGCAGCCCTCTGTGCAGCCACTCTTCACCCGCAAGCTGGAGGATGTGGACGTGGTGGAAGGGCGGACGGCACGGTTTGACTGCATGATCAGTGGGACTCCCACCCCGACAGTCACCTGGACTCATTTTG GCCAGCCGGTGCAGGAGGGGGAGAATGTGCGGATTCAGCGGGATGGAGGGCTGCATTCGCTGGTCATCGTGCATGTGGGCAGTGAGGACGAAGGGCAGTATGTGGTGACTGCTAGGAATAACCATGGCCATGTGGAGTGCTCTGCTGAGCTCTACGTGGAGGAGCCGCGGCCATCTGCTGCCTCCCAAAT CTCCAAGTTGGAGAAGATGCCATCAATCCCAGAGGAGCCAGAGCAGGTGGAGATGGAGACGGAGTGCTTCACCATGCCTGATTTCCTGAAGCCACTGCACAATCTGGATGTGGTGGAGTCCAAAGAGGCTGTACTGGAGTGCCAGGTGGCTGGGCTGCCTTACCCCTCTATCACCTGGTTCCACAATGGCTCCCGCATCGACAGCACTGACGACCGCAAGATGATGCAGT ATAAGGATATCCATCGCCTGGTGTTCACATCTGTCAGCCACGCGCATGCAGGTGTCTATAAAAGCGTCATTGCCAACAAAGTGGGGAAGGCCACGTGCTACGCGCATCTCTACGTCACCG ATGTGGTGCCGACCCCTCCAGATGGCCCCCCCAACGTGGCCTTGGTGACCGGCAGAGCCATCACACTGACCTGGAACAAGCCCAAGTGGCTGGACTCTGCCATAG ACCCCAAGTCAGTGACCTACACGGTGCAAATGCAAGTGCTGGGCACGACGCAGTGGCTGGTGCTGGTGGCCGGTGTGCAAGGCACCACCTACACGGTGCATGGTCTGACCAAGGGTGCCCAGTACCTCTTCCGTGTCATCACTGCCACCCCCAAGACCAACAGCAAGCCGTCCCCACCTGTAGGGCCTGTGCAGCTCCTGGACCGTG GTCCCTACCTGGAGGAGGCCCCGGTCATCCTGGACAAGCCAGACGTGGTGTACGTGGTGGAGGGCCAGCCAGcctccatcaccatcaccatcaaCCACGTGGAGGCTACCGTCACCTGGAAGAG GGGCGGGCAGGTGCTGGGGGAGCTGGAGGGCGTGTGCGAGGTGACGATGCCAGACGACGACCAGCACTGCCTGCGGCTGCTGTGCGTGGGGCGAGGGGCTGCGGGGCCACTGACCTGCGAGGTGAGCAACAGCCATGGCACTGCCCGCTGCACCCTGCGGCTCCGCCTCGCAG AGGCACCCCGCTTTGAGTCCATCATGGAGGACATCGATGCCCAGGAAGGGGAGACACCACGCTTTGCCGTGGTGGTGGAGGGGAAACCACTGCCAGACATCATGTGGTACAAG GatggggagctgctggaggagagcagCCACCTGAGCTTCGTGTATGAGGACAACGAGTGCTCCCTGGTGGTGCTGGGCGCTGCCGAGCCCGACAGCGGCGTCTACACCTGCACGGCCAAGAACCTGGCTGGGGAGGTGTCCTGCAAGGCGGAGCTGGTGGTGCGCGCAG cccagcccGCTGCCGACGCCAGCACGGAGGAGGAGGCGCTGCACAAGGCCCGACGCCTGACTGACTACTACGATGTGCATGAGGAGATCGGGAG GGGGGCCTTCTCCTACCTGCGGAGGGTGACAGAGAAGAGCAGCCATCTGGACTTTGCTGCCAAGTTTGTCCCCGGGAGGACCAAGGCCAAGCAGTCAGCACGGCGGGAGCTGCACATCCTCTCGCAGCTGGATCACGAGCGCATCGTCTTCTTCCACGATGCCTTCGAGAAGAAGAACGCTGTCATCATGGTCATGGAGCT CTGTGctgaggaggagctgctggacaGGATGGCGAGGAAGACCTCAGTGTGTGAGTCAGAG GTCCGGTCCTACATGCGGCAGATCCTGGAGGGGCTCTGCTATCTGCACCAGCACATGGTCCTGCACCTGGACATCAAA CCAGAAAACCTCCTGATGGCGGATTCGAACAGCGAACAGGTCCGGATCTGTGACTTCGGCAACGCACAGGAGCTGACACCCAAGGAGCCACAGTACTGCAAATACGGCACCCCCGAGTTCGTGGGCCCTGAGATCGTCAACCAGAGCCCTGTCTCCAGTGTCACTGACATCTG GCCTGTGGGGGTCATCGCCTACCTCTG CCTAACGGGGATCTCCCCCTTCGTGGGGGAGAATGATAAGACAACGCTGATGAACATTCGTAACTACAACGTGGCCTTTGAGGAGAGGATGTTTCAGGGGCTCACCCGGGAAGCAAAGGGATTTGTCATCAAAGTGCTGGTCAATGACAGGCT GAGGCCCAATGCGGAGCAGaccctggagcatccctggtTCAAG ACTCTGGCCAAGGGGAAGGTCATCAGCACCGATCACCTAAAGCTCTTCCTCTCCCGCAGGAAATGGCAG CGCTCGCAGATCAGCTACAAGTGCAACATGGTGCTGCGGCCGATCCcggagctgctggaggacaCGTCCAACCACCTCTCCATCGCTGTGCCCCGGCACCTCAAAGAGTCACCAGCGCTGTCATCCTCCTCAGACTCGGATGACCTGGATGAGCTGCCCTTCATCCCCATGCCACACCAGGTGGAGTTCTCTGGCTCCCGCATGTCGCTCAATGAGATCCCCACGGACGATGAGGCCATCGGGCCACCTGAGGGGACATGGCAGGAGGGGGTCGCTCAGGGGGACGTCTCTGTAATGGagtggcagagccagggcacgGGGAAGCCTGCAGCGGGCCTGGGGAAGCGACCAAGGGGCACTGTGCCCCGGCGGGCAAGCATGGAAGCGGAGGCGCCTGGCTCCTCTGACGAAGAAGCCCCCGAAGCCCAGAAGCGGCCCGAGTACCCCCGCAAAGCCATGAGGAAGGGCTCCAGCCTGGAGTCCCCGGGGAGCACCCGGCGGGGAGAGCTGAAGCGGGGCGGCTCGGCTGACAGCGCCCTGCTGCCGGGGACCACGGAGCGCGCCGAGCCGGGCCGGGAGCCGCGCCGGCCCCTGGCCAAGGCGGCCTCCATGGAGCTGCCGCGGCGGAAGGGGACCTTTGGGGAGGACGATCACGCCCAGCGCCTGGAGCTGATGCGCCAGCGGCTGCTGCGGAGCGGCGCCGGGGACGGCAAGGTCAGCGGCCTGCGGGGCCCCCTCCTGGAGACCCTGGGGGTCGGCCCTGACAAGAAGGTCCCGAGGCCGACCCGGCTGGAGCCGCCGGCGCCGGCGGTGCCACGGCTGGTGCGGGCAGCGTCCAGCGAGGCCACCTCGCCGCGCCTCCTCCCCACCGAGCGccggctgcagaagagcagctccTTCAGCCACGGGGATGCCGAGCCTGTCGTCCGGCACCGCCGCTCCGGCGCGCCCCTGGAGATCCCGGTGGCACACATGGAGGCCCAGCGGCTCAAGGAGTCCCCTTCGCTCTCAGCTCTCTCCGACGCCCGGCCCCCAGTGCCGCTGGATGCCCATGGCCCACCAGCGCCCGCTGCAGTAGAGGTGCCCGCCCCCCAGGCCCCCActgccaaggctgccctggggaggaggcagacaCCTGAGCAGCGCAGCCAGCCCGGGGCCAGTGCCACTGCCACCACCACAGGGAAGAAGCCTATGGCAAGGGGTCAAGAGGAGAAGACACCCACCAAGGCTGCTGGAGACAGCGGGGAGGGAACCGCCAGAACAGGAACACCCGCTCCATCACTGCCCGCGGCCCCAGGCACCCAAGGCCCCCAGACATCTTCCTACGCCAAGGTCATGCAAGCTATGGGAGCCACACAAGGTGGGGAGCCAGCCACAGAGCAAGCCTCCCAGCCCCCTCTGGCCACCCCTACTGAGCACTCCGTGCcaacaccagcaccagcaccaggatCAGGGAGGGAGGCGAAGCCTTCTGGCTCCTCCAGCTCGCTGCTCATCCAGGACATCGACTCGGAGGAGGTCTTTGAGGCCAAGTTCAAGCGGGGCCGGGAGTCGTCGCTCAGCAGGGGGCTGAAGCTCCTCACCCGCTCCCAGTCTGAGGACCGGCACCTGGCTGGCCCCCCAGATGATGGCATCTACCGCCCCATGCCAGCCGGCGTGCCCCTGGAGATGCGCAGGGACCGGCCCTCCGGGCTGGTGGCCAAGTCCAAGTCAGTGCAGGACCTGCACGAGGTGGAGAAGGATAGGGGCTTCATCCGGAGGATGTCCGTGCTGCTCAAACGGACCCCAcctgcagagaggaagaagagcagaGGGGAGGATGGAGGCAGCGAGACCCCATCCGGCAGGCGCCGCTTGTCCTGGAGCCTGGCCTTGGGCAGCTCCAAGGAGCGGAGAGACTCAGAGAGCCTCAAGTCGGAGCCGGGGGGTGGCGGGGAGTCACCGGTGGTGGCCGTGCGGAGGAAGATCAGTGCCACGGTGGAGCGGTTCTCCGCGCGGCTGCGCAGCGTGTCGGATGAGCGGCAGGAGGGCGAGGGGCCCGCTGAGCTCCGCCGCACCAGCTCCGAGGGGGAAAGCCTGCGGCCGGGCCCCGCCCCGGCACCCGCACCCTCCTCTGAGTCCCTGCGCTCGGAaggcagcaccagctctgccaAAG GTGggggtgagaggcagaaacGGTCCCGCTGGGAGCGCTGGGGGCTCTCACGGAGCAAGGAGAAGGTGTCCTCGCAGCCCAGCATCCCCTCCAGCCTGCTGCGGGAGGAGGGACCCGCTGCCGGCCGGCCGCATGTGCCCAGTGAATCTG ATTTCCCACCCATTTTCCACATCAAGCTGAAGGaccaggtgctgctggagggcGAGGCTCTGaccctctgctgcctgccagcgGGCAGCCCTACCCCCAGGATCCTCTGGATGAAAG ACAAGAGGTCCTTGCAGCCAGACAACATGCTGAACGTCGTCTCCTGCAAGGATGGCCGGCAGATGCTCACCATCGCCAAGGTCTCCAGGAAGGATGCGGGGCTGTATGAGTGTGCAGCTGCCAACACCCTGGGCACAGCCATCAGCTCCTGCACCCTGGCTGTGGCAC GGCTCCCTGGGCGGCCAGGCACCCCGGAGATCCCCCAGAAGTACAAGAACACGGTGCTGGTGCTGTGGAAGCCTGCAGAGAGCAAAGCCCCCTGCACCTACACACTGGAGCGCAGGCTGGATG GGGAGCACGAGTGGAAGATCATCAGCACCGGCATCATCGACTGCTACTTCAATGTGACAGAGCTGCCCCCCGGGAGCACCGCCAGGTTCCGAGTGGCCTGTGTCAACAAGGCTGGGCAGGGGCCCTACAGTGCCCCGTCGGGGAAGGTGCACCTTGAGGCAGAAG ACGCCCAAGCTGCCCCAGCCAAGGACATCGCTGTCCCTGTCCCCGAGAAGGTGGCTTCCAGCCGATCGACTCAGACACCCATGGGGCAGCTGGAGCCTCCAGCCACGCGGCCCCCTCCCACCACGCCGCCCCGCAAGCACAAGGGAGCAGTGCAGAAGGCAGatggggcagagcaggaaggtgcCCCCCCCGTGGTCCTCCAGCCCCCTGCACCTCGTGAAGAGGGGCCACAGCCAGACCCTGAGCTCCCACCCAGCATCACTGTCTGCGTGCCCCCCGAGCTGATGTTCACCCCCCCTCGGACTGTTGCCTCACCCCACACAGAGACCCCCACCCAGGGctcccccacaccccccacGGACACGTCCCCGACACCCCAGGCTCCATCTCCTTCCAAGTTATCCCCCGCTTCCCTGGTGTCGACCACTCCCAGCTCAGCCTCCACGGTGTCTCCCACCCCCAATGCTGTGCCCACACGGAAGATGCCCACCTACATGGTCACCTCCTTTGTCTCCATGCCCCCCACATCGCCCCCTACACAGGAGACCACCACCAGCCCCCCATCCTCCAAGGAGCCTCCATCCTCCAAGGAGCCTCCACCCTCCAAGGAGCCTCCATCCTCCAAGGAGCCTCCAGCTGAGACTGGGGTCCCAGGGGCAAAAGACAGCACTGTGCTGCGGCAGGGTGTCCCCCAGAAGCCATACACGTTCTTGGACGAGAAGGCGAG GGGCCGTTTCGGTGTGATCCGGCTGTGCAAGGAGAATGCCACGGGCAAGCTCTTCATGGCCAAGATCGTGCCCTATGAGGCAGAGCGGAAGCAGAGCGTGCTGCAGGAGTACGAGATCCTCAAGGCACTGCACCACGAGCGCATCATGGCCCTGCACGAGGCGTACATCACTCCCCGCTACCTAGTGCTCATCTGTGAGAACTGTGCTGGCAAGGAGATCCTCTACAGCATCGTGGACAG GTTTCGCTACTCAGAGGATGATGTGGTGAGCTACGTGctacagctgctgcagggcctCGAGTACCTGCACAGCCGCCGCATCGTGCACCTTGACATCAAGCCGGACAACATCGTCATCTCAGGCATGAATTCACTGAAAATCATCGACTTTGGCAGCGCCCAGACCTACAACCCCCTCGTGCTGCGGCAGCTGGGGCGGCGTGTCGGCACCCTGGAGTACATGT CGCCAGAGGTGGTGAAGGGAGATCCAGTGGGCTCTGCAGCAGATGTCTGGGGCGTTGGTGTCCTCACCTACATCAT GCTCAGTGGGCGGTCACCGTTCTTTGAACTGGACCCCATTGAGACAGAGAACCGCATCCTGGCGGGGCGCTTTGATGCCTTCAAGCTGTACCCCAACGTCTCGCAGAGTGCTGCCCTCTTCATCCGCAAGGTCCTCGCCGTCCACCCCTG gagCCGCCCCACGGTGAAGGACTGCTTTGCCAACACGTGGCTCCAGGATGCCTACCTGATGAAGCTGCGCCGCCAGACCCTGACCTTCACCACCAACCGCCTCAAGGAGTTCCTGGTGGAGCACCAGCGGCGCCGCAGTGAAGCTGTCACCAAGCACAAGGTCTTACTCCGCTCCTACCAGGGCGGCCAGCCACCGGGGCCACAGTAG